A genomic segment from Hypomesus transpacificus isolate Combined female chromosome 13, fHypTra1, whole genome shotgun sequence encodes:
- the btbd17a gene encoding BTB/POZ domain-containing protein 17, producing the protein MMFPVRPTGLLTHIHMGTLLLALGLHPGPPSGGILTAGAQDGGGGGVGGDTISHSLSLVQHLEALLTQGNGSDVALRVETLNADEVKVIQAHSLVLSLQSPVFEGLLVSRNTSTLVLRETGECSAIFDKFIRYLYCGEISLGLDQALPLHMLATKYRVLGLQQGVTQYMTQNLARDSPSGHVVGWYEYALQTGDVSLRDSCLQYLSWNLSSVLRSGEWGTISAPLLMSLMKRSDLILQSEMELFDALELWINQNDPDGLTAENALRSVRYAMMPPRELFRLQTQSLTLARYQESVRDLLYMSYQFHSASPLHMAKFFDVNCSLFMPRNYLSPAWGSPWVLNNPSRDDRSTSFQTQLGPSGHDAVKRVTWNALFSPRWLPLSMRPMYTETGAMQPTRVDGGRPRIIITPATSSADFAGVSFQKTVLVMARQQGKLVVKHVYNFHQSTEENGDFLVEADLHRKTSEYLIDGSLYLHILVKPLYQTLITTKN; encoded by the exons ATGATGTTCCCAGTGCGCCCCACAGGGCTCCTGACCCACATCCACATGGGGACTCTTCTCCTGGCCCTTGGCCTCCACCCAGGCCCTCCCTCTGGAG gCATCCTGACAGCAGGGGCCCAGGATGGGGGCggtggtggtgtgggtggtGACACCATCAGCCACTCTCTGTCCCTGGTGCAGCATCTGGAGGCTCTGCTGACCCAGGGGAACGGCAGCGACGTGGCCCTCAGGGTGGAGACCCTCAATGCGGACGAGGTGAAGGTGATCCAGGCCCACTCCCTGGTTCTGTCCCTGCAGAGCCCTGTGTTTGAGGGGCTGCTGGTCAGCCGCAACACCTCCACCCTGGTCCTGAGGGAGACGGGCGAGTGCTCCGCCATCTTTGACAAGTTCATAAG GTATCTGTACTGTGGAGAGATCTCCCTGGGTCTGGATCAGGCCCTCCCTCTACACATGCTGGCCACCAAGTATCGTGTGCTAGGGCTCCAGCAGGGGGTCACCCAGTACATGACCCAGAACCTGGCCCGCGATTCTCCCTCGGGCCACGTGGTGGGCTGGTACGAGTACGCCCTCCAGACTGGAGACGTTTCCCTGAGGGACAGCTGCCTGCAGTACCTCTCCTGGAACCTGTCGTCCGTGCTGCGCAGCGGGGAGTGGGGAACCATCAGCGCCCCGCTCCTCATGTCTCTCATGAAGCGCTCCGACCTCATCCTGCAGAGCGAGATGGAGCTCTTCGATGCGCTGGAGCTCTGGATAAACCAGAACGATCCGGACGGGCTGACGGCTGAGAACGCCCTGAGGTCTGTGCGCTATGCCATGATGCCCCCACGGGAGCTCTTCCGCCTGCAGACCCAGTCTCTCACCCTCGCCCGCTACCAGGAGTCCGTACGAGACCTGCTCTACATGTCCTACCAGTTCCACTCCGCATCGCCGCTGCACATGGCCAAGTTCTTTGACGTGAACTGCAGTCTGTTCATGCCCAGGAACTACCTGTCCCCCGCCTGGGGCTCCCCCTGGGTCCTAAACAACCCCTCGCGTGACGACCGCAGCACCAGCTTCCAGACCCAGCTGGGCCCCAGTGGTCACGATGCCGTCAAGCGCGTGACGTGGAACGCTCTCTTCTCCCCGCGCTGGCTTCCCCTCAGCATGCGTCCCATGTACACGGAAACGGGAGCCATGCAGCCCACACGAGTCGACGGAGGACGGCCGCGCATCATCATCACGCCGGCCACGTCCAGCGCGGACTTTGCCGGCGTGAGTTTTCAGAAGACGGTGCTAGTCATGGCCAGACAGCAGGGGAAGCTGGTGGTGAAACACGTCTACAACTTCCACCAAAGCACGGAGGAGAACGGAGACTTCCTGGTGGAAGCTGACCTGCACCGCAAAACATCGGAATACCTCATCGACGGCTCCCTCTACCTCCACATCCTGGTCAAGCCCCTGTATCAGACCCTCATCACCACCAAGAATTGA
- the map2k6 gene encoding dual specificity mitogen-activated protein kinase kinase 6 isoform X1: MEGGSEKEGKVFCDSPPPHQSKGEMSQPKGVRKKVGLKLPKEVFHPPPAAAPPRDLDSKACVTIGEKKFVLKADDLEQIGELGRGAYGVVDKMRHVPSGLIMAVKRIRATVNTQEQKRLLMDLDISMRTVDCLYTVTFYGALFREGDVWICMELMDTSLDKFYKQVMEKDLAIPEDILGKMAVSIVKALEHLHSNLSVIHRDVKPSNVLINTQGQVKMCDFGISGYLVDSVAKTMDAGCKPYMAPERINPETNQKGYNVKSDIWSLGITMIELAILHFPYDSWGTPFQQLKQVVEEPSPQLPTDKFSPEFVDFTSLCLKKNSKERPNYTELMQHPFFTSHESKETDVASFVKVTLGD; the protein is encoded by the exons atggagggagggagtgagaaagaAGGCAAAGTCTTTTGTgattcccctccccctcatcaaAGCAAAGGGGAAATGTCTCAGCCGAAGGGAG TTAGGAAGAAGGTGGGACTGAAGCTCCCCAAGGAGGTGTTTCATCCCCCTCCTGCTGCAGC GCCCCCGAGGGATTTGGATTCGAAAGCCTGTGTGACCATCGGAGAAAAG AAGTTTGTGCTGAAGGCGGATGACCTGGAGCAGATTGGcgagctggggagaggggcgTACGGGGTGGTGGACAAGATGAGGCACGTGCCCAGCGGCCTGATCATGGCCGTCAAG agGATCCGGGCCACGGTGAACAcccaggagcagaagaggctgCTGATGGACCTAGACATCTCGATGAGGACCGTCGACTGCTTGTACACCGTCACCTTCTACGGAGCGCTGTTCAGAGAG GGTGACGTGTGGATCTGCATGGAGTTGATGGATACTTCTCTGGATAAGTTCTACAAGCAGGTGATGGAGAAGGATCTTGCTATCCCCGAGGACATCCTGGGCAAGATGGCCGTGTCT ATAGTAAAGGCTCTGGAACACCTGCACAGCAACCTGTCGGTCATCCACAGAG ACGTGAAGCCCTCCAACGTGCTGATCAACACCCAAGGCCAGGTGAAGATGTGTGACTTTGGGATCAGTGGTTACCTGGTCGACTCTGTGGCCAAGACCATGGACGCCGGCTGCAAGCCCTACATGGCC cctgagaGGATAAACCCAGAGACCAATCAGAAGGGCTACAACGTCAAGTCGGACATCTGGAGTTTAGGAATCACAATG ATCGAGCTGGCCATCCTGCACTTCCCCTATGACTCCTGGGGCACACCCTTCCAGCAACTCAAACAGGTGGTGGAAGAACCGTCCCCACAGCTGCCCACGGACAAGTTCTCCCCGGAGTTTGTGGACTTCACCTCCCTGTG CTTAAAGAAAAACTCCAAAGAACGGCCAAACTACACGGAACTCATG CAACACCCCTTCTTCACCTCACACGAGTCCAAAGAAACTGACGTGGCGAGTTTTGTCAAGGTCACCCTCGGGGACTGA
- the map2k6 gene encoding dual specificity mitogen-activated protein kinase kinase 6 isoform X2 produces the protein MRHVPSGLIMAVKRIRATVNTQEQKRLLMDLDISMRTVDCLYTVTFYGALFREGDVWICMELMDTSLDKFYKQVMEKDLAIPEDILGKMAVSIVKALEHLHSNLSVIHRDVKPSNVLINTQGQVKMCDFGISGYLVDSVAKTMDAGCKPYMAPERINPETNQKGYNVKSDIWSLGITMIELAILHFPYDSWGTPFQQLKQVVEEPSPQLPTDKFSPEFVDFTSLCLKKNSKERPNYTELMQHPFFTSHESKETDVASFVKVTLGD, from the exons ATGAGGCACGTGCCCAGCGGCCTGATCATGGCCGTCAAG agGATCCGGGCCACGGTGAACAcccaggagcagaagaggctgCTGATGGACCTAGACATCTCGATGAGGACCGTCGACTGCTTGTACACCGTCACCTTCTACGGAGCGCTGTTCAGAGAG GGTGACGTGTGGATCTGCATGGAGTTGATGGATACTTCTCTGGATAAGTTCTACAAGCAGGTGATGGAGAAGGATCTTGCTATCCCCGAGGACATCCTGGGCAAGATGGCCGTGTCT ATAGTAAAGGCTCTGGAACACCTGCACAGCAACCTGTCGGTCATCCACAGAG ACGTGAAGCCCTCCAACGTGCTGATCAACACCCAAGGCCAGGTGAAGATGTGTGACTTTGGGATCAGTGGTTACCTGGTCGACTCTGTGGCCAAGACCATGGACGCCGGCTGCAAGCCCTACATGGCC cctgagaGGATAAACCCAGAGACCAATCAGAAGGGCTACAACGTCAAGTCGGACATCTGGAGTTTAGGAATCACAATG ATCGAGCTGGCCATCCTGCACTTCCCCTATGACTCCTGGGGCACACCCTTCCAGCAACTCAAACAGGTGGTGGAAGAACCGTCCCCACAGCTGCCCACGGACAAGTTCTCCCCGGAGTTTGTGGACTTCACCTCCCTGTG CTTAAAGAAAAACTCCAAAGAACGGCCAAACTACACGGAACTCATG CAACACCCCTTCTTCACCTCACACGAGTCCAAAGAAACTGACGTGGCGAGTTTTGTCAAGGTCACCCTCGGGGACTGA